A region of Paenibacillus thiaminolyticus DNA encodes the following proteins:
- a CDS encoding ABC transporter permease produces MTKKARFWHLVKKHKVLYLLMLPGILYYIIFKYVPMYGIIIAFQDFSIGKGIIGSKFVGLKHFIEFFYVTPDSWKLIRNTIMLNVYDLLFHFPSPIILAILFHELRNKWFKGFVQSVSYMPHFLSTVVIAGILVTFLSPTTGVVNHLLVKVFGMEPIMFLGLPEWFRTIYVGSEIWQKIGWGTILYLAAIAGIDPTLYEAAKMDGANRFQQIRHITLVGMLPVMIILFVLTLGHFMETGFQKILLLYNSMNYETSDVINTFVYRRGILDADFSFATAVGLFQSVIGLILVVTANRIVRKYSETSLW; encoded by the coding sequence ATGACGAAGAAAGCCCGATTCTGGCATCTCGTCAAGAAGCATAAAGTGCTCTACCTGCTGATGCTTCCGGGGATTTTATACTACATTATCTTCAAGTATGTGCCCATGTACGGCATCATTATCGCTTTTCAGGATTTCTCTATCGGCAAGGGGATTATCGGCAGCAAGTTCGTGGGGCTGAAGCATTTCATTGAATTTTTCTACGTCACGCCGGACTCCTGGAAGCTGATTCGGAACACGATCATGCTGAATGTGTACGATCTGCTGTTTCATTTTCCGTCTCCGATTATTTTGGCCATTTTGTTCCATGAGCTGCGCAACAAATGGTTCAAAGGGTTTGTCCAAAGTGTCAGCTATATGCCTCACTTTCTCTCTACCGTCGTTATCGCGGGTATTCTCGTTACCTTTTTGTCGCCGACGACCGGGGTGGTCAATCACCTGCTCGTGAAGGTGTTCGGGATGGAGCCAATTATGTTCCTCGGTCTGCCCGAATGGTTCCGGACGATCTATGTCGGCTCCGAGATCTGGCAGAAGATAGGCTGGGGCACGATTCTGTATCTGGCTGCGATCGCCGGCATTGATCCTACGCTTTATGAAGCGGCCAAAATGGACGGAGCGAACCGGTTCCAGCAAATCCGGCATATTACGCTGGTCGGCATGCTGCCGGTCATGATCATTTTGTTCGTGCTGACGCTCGGCCATTTTATGGAGACGGGATTCCAGAAGATTCTGCTGCTGTACAACTCCATGAACTATGAGACATCGGATGTCATTAATACCTTTGTCTACCGTCGGGGAATTCTTGATGCCGATTTCAGCTTCGCGACGGCCGTCGGGCTGTTCCAGTCCGTGATTGGGCTCATTCTGGTCGTGACGGCGAACCGGATCGTCCGCAAATATTCCGAGACGAGTCTGTGGTAG
- a CDS encoding carbohydrate ABC transporter permease — protein sequence MKIRASLGSRIFDAINIMLMILLVMMMMYPMVYVFSASISDNALVASGEVLLFPKQVTLVAYERLITNPDLWISYWNTIRYTVLHVALTLIVTAAMAFPLSKKWLPGRRTILLLAAFTLLFSGGMIPTFLVVQKLGMLDTIWAIVLPSLISTWYLFIMRTFFEALPEELEDAATIDGCNSLQVLLRIVLPLSMPVMVTIGLFTAVNQWNAFFDALIYLNDRSMYPLQIMLRNILIAGTTVQGEGDMNHLETLKYAMIIIATLPILCVYPFIQKYFVQGSMIGGIKG from the coding sequence GTGAAAATCAGAGCCAGTCTAGGTTCCCGGATCTTCGACGCCATCAACATCATGCTGATGATTCTGCTGGTCATGATGATGATGTATCCGATGGTCTATGTGTTCTCGGCTTCGATCTCCGACAACGCGCTGGTGGCCAGCGGAGAGGTGCTCCTGTTCCCGAAGCAGGTGACGCTGGTGGCGTATGAGCGGCTGATCACCAATCCTGATCTGTGGATCAGCTATTGGAACACGATCCGCTACACCGTGCTGCATGTGGCGCTTACGCTTATCGTGACGGCGGCCATGGCCTTTCCGCTATCGAAAAAATGGCTGCCGGGCCGGCGGACGATTCTGCTGTTGGCCGCCTTCACGCTCCTGTTCAGCGGGGGGATGATTCCGACGTTCCTGGTCGTGCAAAAGCTGGGCATGCTCGATACGATCTGGGCGATCGTGCTTCCGTCTCTCATCTCGACGTGGTACTTGTTCATCATGCGGACGTTCTTCGAGGCGCTGCCCGAAGAGCTGGAGGACGCCGCCACGATTGACGGCTGCAATTCCCTGCAGGTGCTGCTGCGGATCGTGCTGCCGCTGTCGATGCCGGTCATGGTCACCATCGGCTTGTTCACCGCCGTGAACCAGTGGAACGCGTTCTTCGACGCGCTGATCTATCTGAATGACAGGAGCATGTACCCGCTGCAGATTATGCTCCGGAATATTCTCATTGCCGGAACGACCGTGCAAGGGGAAGGGGATATGAATCATCTGGAGACGCTCAAGTACGCGATGATCATCATCGCTACGTTGCCGATTCTGTGCGTATATCCGTTTATCCAGAAATATTTTGTGCAGGGCAGCATGATTGGCGGCATTAAGGGTTGA
- a CDS encoding extracellular solute-binding protein: MKKRSFAMMLAAALLVIVAAAGCSTKDKGASPGESGGSDGKSPIQFSWLAYDRVEGKVRQDWEIFKEIEAKTGVSVDFQIVSQEGLIEKRQIMIATNSVTDFIQVTTQEGRDHGPDNIFLNLKDYLDQAPNLKAFYEKYPEAAAVATGADGGIYTVPVIEGDAEGKGFNFIWYARKDVMDQHGLKAPETMDEFYQFLKTLKEKEPDSYPLISNGIVGDTGLYTVFGRAFTGIQGFFNIDPATDKYAFAPYRDGYKESLIFLNKLYAEKLLDPEYSLLTQAQWEERMLKGRSFVTYFWKADLESLTEKGRKASTASFELDAIPQVAADGIKNYQFSRPVIGAMGRAISAKVKDKDRAVQFLDYLVGEEGSNYLSLGIEGKTYTIENGKPVYMKEFGTSPFNTLRKEWGVWYDLITLDNAKSREVWERGLSDKSQEINKKYEPYIVPAPKQIVKTEEELELEKSKLNNLNKYLEQKLTEFVTGKTPINDETYQQFLDQAKKLGADDLLHMYDAAYTRTYGKK; encoded by the coding sequence ATGAAGAAAAGATCGTTCGCAATGATGTTAGCCGCCGCTCTGCTTGTTATCGTGGCTGCGGCAGGATGCTCTACCAAGGACAAAGGAGCTTCGCCGGGCGAATCCGGGGGCTCGGATGGCAAGAGCCCGATCCAATTTTCCTGGCTGGCGTATGACCGGGTGGAGGGGAAGGTGCGGCAGGATTGGGAGATTTTCAAGGAGATCGAGGCAAAGACCGGCGTCAGTGTCGATTTTCAAATCGTCAGCCAGGAAGGGCTCATCGAGAAAAGACAGATTATGATTGCGACCAACTCGGTCACCGATTTCATTCAGGTTACGACCCAGGAGGGCCGGGATCATGGACCTGACAACATATTTCTGAATTTGAAGGACTATTTGGATCAAGCTCCGAATTTGAAAGCTTTTTATGAAAAATATCCGGAAGCCGCAGCCGTCGCCACCGGCGCGGACGGGGGCATCTATACGGTGCCCGTCATTGAAGGGGATGCCGAAGGAAAAGGGTTCAACTTCATCTGGTATGCCCGCAAAGACGTGATGGATCAGCACGGGCTGAAGGCGCCGGAGACGATGGATGAATTTTACCAGTTCCTGAAGACGCTCAAAGAAAAAGAACCGGACTCCTACCCGCTTATTTCGAACGGGATTGTAGGCGATACGGGACTGTACACGGTATTCGGCCGGGCGTTCACCGGCATTCAGGGCTTCTTCAACATCGACCCGGCCACCGATAAATATGCCTTTGCGCCGTACCGCGACGGCTATAAAGAGTCGCTGATCTTTTTGAATAAGCTGTATGCGGAAAAGCTGCTTGACCCGGAATATTCCTTGCTGACACAGGCACAGTGGGAGGAGCGCATGCTGAAGGGTAGGTCGTTCGTGACGTATTTCTGGAAAGCGGACCTGGAATCTCTGACGGAGAAGGGACGCAAGGCAAGCACCGCCTCATTCGAACTGGATGCGATTCCGCAGGTCGCCGCAGACGGCATCAAGAACTACCAGTTCTCCCGTCCGGTCATCGGGGCTATGGGGCGCGCGATATCCGCCAAGGTCAAGGATAAGGACAGGGCGGTCCAGTTCCTGGATTATCTCGTCGGCGAGGAAGGCTCGAACTATTTGTCGCTCGGCATTGAAGGCAAGACGTACACGATTGAGAACGGCAAGCCGGTATATATGAAGGAATTCGGCACTTCTCCGTTCAATACGCTGCGCAAGGAGTGGGGCGTATGGTACGACCTGATTACGCTGGACAATGCCAAGTCGCGCGAGGTCTGGGAGCGCGGGTTGAGCGACAAGAGCCAAGAGATCAACAAGAAGTATGAGCCGTACATCGTGCCGGCACCGAAGCAAATCGTGAAGACGGAGGAGGAGTTGGAGCTGGAAAAATCGAAGCTGAACAATCTCAATAAATATTTGGAGCAAAAATTAACGGAGTTCGTCACCGGCAAAACGCCAATCAATGACGAGACGTACCAGCAATTCCTCGATCAGGCGAAGAAGCTCGGCGCCGATGACCTGCTCCATATGTATGATGCCGCGTATACCCGGACATACGGTAAGAAATAA
- a CDS encoding amidohydrolase family protein — MGAGEAFKVIDTDVHNEQDDSALVPYLPEPWKSRVASSGIGYAGSGYYSPIGVMKKDSIPPGGGKAGSDPGLLINQLIEGYNIEYAILTGVVYNISTTHDPDYAAAICSAYNDFLIAEWLGKHPAFKGAIAVSTLDPHLAAKEIDRVGDHPDIVEVIISSAARWPLGHRFYHPIYEAAERHGLPVAIHPGAEGGGSSTAPTAAGYPARYIEWHTCLSQMFMAHLVSLVCEGVFVKFPQLKVVLVEGGIAWLPPLMWRLDKNYKALRSTVPWLTKMPSQYVAEHCFLTTQPIEEPDNPQHLVDLFNMFDAENMILYSSDYPHWDFDAPDMILRKLKPEARRKIFYENAKKLYNLP; from the coding sequence GTGGGAGCAGGAGAAGCATTCAAGGTCATTGACACGGATGTTCACAATGAGCAGGACGATTCGGCCCTGGTGCCGTATTTGCCGGAGCCGTGGAAGTCGAGGGTAGCGTCATCAGGCATCGGGTATGCAGGCTCTGGCTATTATTCGCCGATCGGCGTCATGAAGAAGGACTCGATCCCGCCGGGGGGCGGCAAAGCCGGCTCCGATCCCGGCCTCCTGATCAATCAGTTGATCGAGGGATACAATATCGAGTATGCCATTTTGACGGGCGTCGTCTACAACATCTCGACGACGCATGACCCGGATTATGCGGCGGCCATCTGCTCCGCCTACAATGACTTCCTGATTGCCGAATGGCTGGGCAAGCATCCGGCGTTCAAAGGCGCGATCGCGGTGTCCACGCTGGACCCGCATCTCGCCGCCAAGGAAATCGACCGTGTCGGGGATCATCCCGACATCGTCGAAGTGATTATTTCCAGCGCCGCGCGTTGGCCGCTGGGGCACCGCTTCTATCATCCGATCTACGAAGCGGCCGAACGGCACGGGCTGCCCGTCGCGATTCATCCGGGGGCGGAAGGCGGAGGAAGCTCCACCGCTCCGACGGCAGCCGGGTACCCGGCGAGATACATCGAGTGGCACACCTGTCTCTCCCAAATGTTCATGGCCCACCTGGTCAGCCTCGTATGCGAGGGGGTATTCGTCAAGTTCCCCCAGCTGAAGGTGGTGCTCGTCGAGGGCGGCATTGCCTGGCTTCCGCCCTTGATGTGGCGGCTCGACAAAAATTACAAGGCGCTCCGCTCCACCGTGCCGTGGCTGACGAAGATGCCGAGCCAGTATGTCGCGGAGCATTGCTTCCTGACGACGCAGCCGATCGAGGAGCCGGACAACCCGCAGCATCTGGTTGACCTGTTCAATATGTTCGATGCGGAGAACATGATTCTCTACTCCAGCGATTATCCGCATTGGGATTTCGATGCGCCGGATATGATTCTGCGCAAGCTGAAGCCGGAGGCCCGGCGCAAGATCTTTTACGAGAACGCGAAAAAGCTCTATAACTTACCGTAA
- a CDS encoding Rieske (2Fe-2S) protein has protein sequence MAVHVVLDAADVPEGGHVVVQVEGREIGIFRIDGEFYALHNYCPHQGAPMCAGLVSGTNLPSGVYEYEYSRKGEILRCPWHGWEFDIKTGKSLFSDRTRVKKYELEIANGKIGVVLGK, from the coding sequence ATGGCGGTACATGTTGTGCTGGATGCGGCGGATGTTCCCGAAGGCGGTCATGTCGTCGTTCAAGTGGAAGGGCGCGAAATCGGAATTTTCCGGATCGATGGGGAGTTCTATGCGCTCCATAATTATTGTCCGCATCAAGGGGCGCCGATGTGCGCCGGTCTTGTCTCCGGCACGAATCTTCCATCGGGCGTCTATGAGTACGAATACAGCCGGAAGGGCGAAATCTTGCGCTGTCCGTGGCACGGGTGGGAGTTCGATATCAAGACCGGGAAGTCGCTGTTCAGCGACCGGACGCGGGTGAAGAAGTATGAATTGGAGATTGCGAATGGAAAAATCGGCGTCGTGCTGGGGAAGTAA
- a CDS encoding GntR family transcriptional regulator: MGYDSRSPLYVQVHRYIEDRIRQGDLKPNDRIPTEKELMEQFKVSRITVVNALSALVKEGWIYRVPGRGSFVASELPAGLYGEASEPAALAVPAVGPGQPNRTEPAPGRTIGFVMPTLEDYFAMRLINAIQDTLRAHGYSLVIAFSGGSKEREEQQIRDFIAMGVRGLLLFPADEETYNEEILSLKVNGFPFVLIDRYLRGVETHFVCSDNRAGARMAVDHLWENGHRHIALCTNAYRECVSVHDRISGYMSAFEQHGGMINPSLIVTGFSLPAGEEADDSELARHMKSGIASAYIALDGKLGLRMVQMAKRLGLRVPEDMSILTFDNPENDEGEESFFTYIYQNEMEIGRRAATILTEIIERQETDTEYRKVILEPKLIIGRSTGPCLHSNHTHA, translated from the coding sequence ATGGGTTATGACTCTCGTTCACCATTGTATGTTCAGGTACACCGCTACATCGAGGATCGAATTCGTCAAGGCGATTTGAAGCCGAATGACCGGATTCCGACGGAAAAGGAACTGATGGAGCAATTCAAGGTCAGCCGGATCACGGTGGTGAATGCGCTGTCGGCCCTGGTGAAGGAAGGCTGGATATACCGCGTCCCCGGCAGAGGAAGCTTTGTCGCCAGTGAACTGCCGGCCGGGCTGTATGGGGAAGCTTCCGAACCGGCGGCCTTGGCCGTTCCGGCGGTGGGCCCGGGTCAGCCGAATCGGACTGAGCCTGCGCCGGGCCGAACGATCGGCTTTGTGATGCCGACGTTGGAGGATTATTTCGCGATGCGTCTTATCAATGCGATTCAAGATACGCTGCGGGCGCATGGTTATTCGCTGGTTATCGCGTTCAGCGGCGGCTCCAAGGAGCGGGAGGAGCAGCAGATCCGCGATTTTATCGCGATGGGCGTCCGAGGCCTGCTGCTGTTCCCGGCCGATGAAGAGACTTATAATGAAGAAATTCTGTCGTTGAAGGTCAACGGATTTCCGTTTGTGCTTATCGATCGGTATTTACGGGGCGTCGAGACTCATTTTGTCTGCTCGGACAACCGGGCCGGAGCCCGGATGGCGGTCGATCATCTGTGGGAGAACGGCCACCGCCATATTGCGCTCTGCACGAATGCGTATCGGGAATGCGTCAGCGTGCATGATCGGATCTCCGGATATATGAGTGCATTCGAGCAGCATGGCGGCATGATCAATCCGTCGCTCATCGTCACCGGCTTCTCGCTCCCTGCCGGGGAAGAAGCGGATGATTCGGAGCTGGCGCGCCATATGAAGAGCGGGATCGCGAGCGCGTATATCGCGCTGGACGGGAAGCTGGGCCTGCGGATGGTGCAGATGGCGAAGCGGCTCGGCTTGCGGGTGCCTGAAGATATGTCGATTCTCACCTTCGACAATCCGGAGAATGACGAGGGCGAGGAGAGCTTTTTCACTTATATTTATCAAAATGAGATGGAAATCGGGCGGCGGGCAGCGACGATTCTGACCGAGATCATCGAGCGGCAGGAGACAGACACCGAGTACCGCAAAGTCATTCTCGAGCCTAAGCTGATCATCGGCCGTTCGACCGGGCCCTGCCTGCATTCGAACCATACGCACGCCTAA
- the trhA gene encoding PAQR family membrane homeostasis protein TrhA — protein MANTHTYSRGEEIANAITHGIGAILSVAALTLLIVFAALYGEPIHVVSFTIYGISMLLLYTSSTLVHSFPEGRVKDLFETFDHASIYVFIAGTYTPFVLIALPKMLGWSLFAVIWTLAVAGIVFKAFFTKRFLFMSTILYIAMGWLIVWAWNPLSAAMPGTGLILLVTGGLLYTVGTVFYVWRGFPFHHMIWHLFVLAGSVAHFFAVLTLVQI, from the coding sequence ATGGCCAATACCCATACTTATTCGCGGGGTGAAGAGATCGCCAACGCCATTACCCACGGCATCGGCGCCATTCTCAGCGTTGCCGCTTTGACCCTGCTTATCGTCTTCGCCGCATTGTATGGCGAACCGATCCACGTTGTCAGCTTTACGATTTACGGCATTTCCATGCTGCTGCTCTATACGTCGTCGACCTTGGTGCACAGCTTCCCCGAAGGCAGAGTGAAGGATCTGTTCGAGACGTTCGATCACGCCTCGATCTATGTCTTTATCGCCGGAACGTATACTCCGTTTGTCCTTATCGCACTGCCGAAGATGCTGGGGTGGAGCCTGTTCGCGGTCATCTGGACGCTGGCCGTGGCCGGGATCGTATTCAAGGCCTTCTTCACGAAGCGCTTTCTCTTCATGTCGACCATCCTCTATATCGCCATGGGCTGGCTCATCGTATGGGCCTGGAACCCGTTGTCGGCGGCGATGCCTGGAACCGGATTAATCCTGCTTGTTACGGGAGGGCTGCTCTATACCGTAGGCACCGTATTTTATGTGTGGCGGGGATTTCCGTTTCATCATATGATCTGGCATTTATTCGTGCTTGCCGGATCGGTCGCTCATTTCTTCGCCGTGCTGACCTTGGTGCAAATATGA
- a CDS encoding DUF3891 family protein, giving the protein MIMRTRNGERVLIQQHDHGFISGEAAKHFDPARVGGTDRWEEVVLAAYEHDRSWIGLDHTPIWNDADAEPFTFMDYPIVPKLAFYRIGLDEIEQMNAYAALLCSLHFVSFFRTEEQPEIIQFLRHERARQARIRAQLGGLDDQAVMEHFRLLQFCDDLSLYVCLNEPGAAKEDEFPWYQDGFERTEAFNPETGTQLIAEWASETEVRVTPFPFIAPFTTKLRSKVVPDSLVEATGIGKAYRQTEWSEQTLTFVR; this is encoded by the coding sequence ATGATAATGCGTACACGGAATGGGGAACGGGTTCTTATTCAACAGCATGACCACGGATTTATTTCCGGAGAAGCGGCCAAGCATTTCGATCCTGCCCGCGTCGGGGGAACGGATCGTTGGGAGGAGGTCGTATTGGCTGCCTACGAGCATGATCGCAGTTGGATCGGACTCGATCATACACCGATATGGAACGATGCGGATGCGGAGCCATTTACTTTTATGGATTACCCGATTGTGCCGAAGCTTGCCTTTTATCGCATTGGGCTGGATGAGATCGAACAAATGAATGCGTATGCGGCGCTGCTGTGCAGCCTGCATTTCGTTTCCTTCTTCCGGACGGAGGAGCAGCCCGAGATCATTCAATTTTTGCGGCATGAACGGGCGCGTCAGGCGCGGATTCGCGCGCAGTTGGGCGGTCTTGACGATCAAGCGGTCATGGAGCATTTTCGGCTGCTGCAGTTCTGCGATGATCTCTCCTTATATGTCTGCCTGAATGAGCCCGGGGCAGCCAAGGAAGACGAATTCCCGTGGTACCAGGACGGGTTCGAACGGACAGAGGCGTTCAATCCGGAGACGGGCACCCAGCTTATCGCGGAGTGGGCGAGCGAGACGGAGGTGCGGGTCACGCCCTTCCCATTCATCGCGCCGTTCACGACGAAGCTGCGTTCCAAGGTGGTGCCGGACTCGCTGGTTGAAGCGACAGGCATCGGCAAGGCGTATCGCCAGACTGAATGGAGCGAGCAGACGTTGACTTTTGTGAGGTAA